In Virgibacillus proomii, a single window of DNA contains:
- the lysS gene encoding lysine--tRNA ligase, which produces MVSEELNEHMRVRREKLEQLQSQGIDPFGGKFARTHVASELKDLYDRYTKEELEGKEEEVTIAGRIMTKRGKGKAGFAHIQDVSGQIQLYVRKDTVGEAAYEIFKTIDLGDIVGVKGTMFKTKVGELSVKVNDFRLLTKALRPLPEKYHGLKDIEQRYRQRYLDLIMNMESKETFVLRSKIIQAMRRYLDGQGFLEVETPMLHGIPGGATARPFITHHNALDIPLYMRIAIELHLKRLVVGGIEKVYEIGRVFRNEGVSTRHNPEFTMIELYEAYADFQDIMILTEKLISHIAKEVLGTTMITYGDYEIDLAPKWTRKHMVDAVKEKTGVDFWQQMTDEEARALAKEHDVEIKETMTYGHIVNEFFEQLVEEELIQPTFIYGHPVEISPLAKKNKDDERFTDRFELFIVGREHANAFSELNDPIDQKERFEAQVKERAAGNDEAHYMDTDFIEALEYGMPPTGGLGIGVDRLVMLLTNSASIRDVLLFPQMKNK; this is translated from the coding sequence ATGGTGTCAGAGGAATTAAATGAACATATGCGGGTTCGTAGAGAAAAATTGGAACAATTACAATCGCAAGGAATAGATCCGTTTGGTGGAAAGTTTGCACGGACGCATGTTGCAAGTGAGTTAAAAGATTTATACGATCGCTACACGAAAGAGGAATTAGAGGGTAAGGAAGAAGAAGTGACTATTGCAGGGCGAATCATGACAAAGCGTGGAAAAGGGAAAGCTGGTTTTGCCCATATTCAAGATGTTAGCGGTCAAATTCAATTGTATGTGCGTAAAGATACAGTAGGAGAGGCAGCATATGAGATTTTCAAAACAATTGATTTGGGAGATATCGTTGGTGTCAAAGGGACCATGTTTAAAACAAAGGTAGGCGAATTATCTGTTAAAGTTAATGATTTTCGGCTGTTGACCAAGGCATTGCGACCATTACCTGAGAAATATCACGGTTTAAAAGACATCGAACAGCGCTATCGTCAACGCTATTTAGATTTAATCATGAATATGGAAAGTAAGGAAACCTTTGTTTTAAGGAGTAAAATTATTCAAGCAATGCGTCGTTATTTAGATGGACAAGGTTTCTTAGAAGTAGAAACTCCGATGCTGCACGGAATACCTGGAGGTGCAACTGCAAGGCCATTTATAACGCATCATAACGCTTTAGATATTCCATTATATATGCGAATAGCTATTGAGCTGCATTTGAAACGGTTAGTTGTTGGCGGTATAGAAAAGGTGTATGAAATTGGGAGAGTGTTTCGTAATGAAGGTGTATCTACAAGACATAACCCAGAATTCACGATGATCGAGTTGTATGAGGCATATGCAGATTTTCAAGACATTATGATATTAACCGAAAAGTTAATATCTCATATTGCTAAAGAAGTGTTAGGTACTACTATGATAACGTATGGAGATTACGAAATAGATCTAGCTCCAAAATGGACGAGGAAGCATATGGTTGATGCGGTAAAAGAAAAAACCGGAGTAGATTTTTGGCAGCAAATGACGGATGAAGAAGCACGAGCGCTTGCTAAAGAGCATGATGTGGAGATTAAAGAAACGATGACATATGGCCATATTGTAAATGAATTTTTTGAGCAATTGGTGGAAGAAGAACTTATTCAACCAACATTTATTTATGGGCATCCAGTAGAAATTTCTCCGCTTGCAAAGAAAAACAAAGATGATGAGCGCTTTACCGATCGTTTTGAATTGTTTATTGTTGGAAGGGAACATGCAAATGCGTTTAGTGAATTAAATGACCCAATCGATCAAAAAGAACGATTTGAAGCTCAGGTTAAAGAACGAGCAGCTGGAAACGATGAAGCACATTATATGGATACGGATTTCATAGAGGCATTGGAATATGGTATGCCGCCAACTGGTGGGTTAGGCATAGGAGTCGATCGGCTTGTTATGCTCCTAACGAATTCTGCTTCCATTCGTGATGTGTTGTTGTTTCCGCAAATGAAAAATAAATAA
- the dusB gene encoding tRNA dihydrouridine synthase DusB, with protein sequence MFQIGDITVPNRVVLAPMAGVSNYAFRLTVKEFGAGLVTAEMVSDKGIVNKNDKTMNMLYIDEEEMPMSLQIFGGEKDTLVKAASFVDQHTNASIIDINMGCPVPKITKCDAGARWLLDPDKIYEMVSAVVREVEKPVTVKMRSGWDENHIYAVDNAKAIQEAGAKAIAIHGRTRKQLYEGVADWNIIKQVKEAVSIPVIGNGDVDSPQIAKQRLDETGVDAIMIGRAALGNPWIIYQTVKYLETGDLISNPTPKEKIDVCALHMDRLIHMKGEKIAIMEMRKHAAWYLKGLRGNGRVRRKINDVDTRDGLLNILYTYAHELEQDPKAS encoded by the coding sequence ATGTTTCAAATCGGCGATATTACGGTTCCAAACCGAGTTGTGCTGGCACCTATGGCTGGTGTAAGTAATTATGCCTTCCGTTTAACGGTAAAGGAATTTGGTGCAGGCCTTGTTACTGCAGAGATGGTAAGCGATAAGGGGATTGTTAATAAAAACGATAAAACCATGAATATGCTCTATATTGATGAAGAAGAAATGCCGATGAGCTTACAAATTTTTGGCGGGGAAAAAGATACGTTAGTTAAAGCCGCCTCTTTTGTTGATCAACATACAAATGCTTCTATTATTGATATCAATATGGGCTGCCCTGTTCCAAAAATCACCAAATGTGATGCGGGTGCTCGTTGGCTGCTTGATCCAGATAAGATTTATGAAATGGTATCTGCTGTTGTCCGTGAAGTAGAAAAGCCAGTGACAGTAAAAATGCGTAGTGGTTGGGATGAGAATCATATATATGCGGTGGATAATGCAAAAGCTATTCAAGAAGCGGGGGCAAAGGCAATAGCTATTCATGGTAGAACAAGGAAACAGCTGTACGAGGGAGTAGCTGATTGGAATATTATAAAACAAGTTAAGGAAGCAGTCTCAATTCCGGTTATTGGAAATGGCGATGTTGATAGTCCGCAAATTGCAAAGCAACGCCTAGATGAGACCGGTGTCGATGCAATCATGATTGGTCGAGCTGCTCTAGGAAATCCATGGATCATTTATCAAACAGTGAAGTATTTAGAGACGGGCGATTTAATTAGTAATCCTACTCCAAAGGAAAAAATAGATGTTTGTGCGCTTCATATGGATCGACTAATTCATATGAAGGGTGAAAAAATAGCAATTATGGAAATGCGCAAACATGCAGCTTGGTATTTGAAAGGGTTACGTGGTAATGGCAGAGTAAGGCGAAAAATAAATGATGTAGATACTCGAGATGGATTACTCAATATTTTATATACGTATGCTCATGAATTAGAGCAAGATCCAAAAGCTTCTTAA
- a CDS encoding helix-turn-helix domain-containing protein — protein MDQKRIGRRIKAFRKLKGYTQVEFAKELEIPLSVLGRMERGSKSVSEDLLDKIIATLDISKEELILCDKNDGESY, from the coding sequence ATGGACCAAAAAAGAATCGGTCGAAGAATAAAAGCATTTCGTAAATTAAAGGGATATACACAAGTTGAATTTGCCAAAGAATTGGAAATACCATTATCTGTTTTAGGGAGAATGGAAAGAGGTTCTAAGTCCGTTTCCGAGGATCTTTTAGACAAGATAATAGCTACACTTGATATATCGAAGGAAGAGCTTATTTTATGCGACAAAAATGACGGCGAAAGCTATTAA
- the folK gene encoding 2-amino-4-hydroxy-6-hydroxymethyldihydropteridine diphosphokinase encodes MNKVYIALGTNIEPRFNHLQEALRRLQEHKKISILKQSSIYETAPVGYTNQADFLNMVIQAETDCTPIELLDYCQQIEKELGRRRTIRFGPRTIDLDILLYNQENIKMERLTIPHPRMHERAFVLVPLNEIAPNTVLPLTMENKCVVDAIKELSGNDLKDVEIWTKKESVEE; translated from the coding sequence ATGAATAAAGTATATATCGCTTTAGGAACGAATATTGAGCCACGATTTAACCATTTGCAAGAAGCATTACGACGCCTTCAGGAGCATAAGAAAATATCTATCCTCAAGCAATCATCTATTTATGAAACAGCTCCTGTAGGATATACAAATCAAGCTGACTTCTTAAATATGGTTATTCAGGCAGAAACAGATTGTACGCCTATAGAGTTATTAGACTACTGTCAACAAATAGAAAAGGAATTAGGCAGAAGGCGAACTATCCGATTTGGTCCACGTACGATAGACCTTGACATTTTATTGTATAATCAAGAAAATATAAAGATGGAACGTTTAACAATTCCACATCCACGAATGCATGAGCGTGCATTTGTGCTGGTTCCATTAAATGAGATTGCACCGAATACGGTGTTGCCTTTAACTATGGAAAATAAATGTGTTGTTGATGCAATAAAAGAACTATCAGGAAATGACTTAAAGGATGTAGAAATATGGACCAAAAAAGAATCGGTCGAAGAATAA
- the folB gene encoding dihydroneopterin aldolase, translating into MDKIYLQQLQFYGFHGLLPEENKLGQRFQVDAVLYLDLTKAGKSDDMNHSIHYGYAYECIKEVVEGEAKNLLEAVAEKIADKLLSTFSLLQACKIKLIKPDPPIPGHYQSVAVEIYREKSK; encoded by the coding sequence GTGGATAAAATTTATTTGCAACAATTACAATTTTATGGGTTTCATGGGCTACTTCCTGAAGAGAACAAGCTAGGGCAACGTTTTCAAGTTGATGCGGTTCTATATCTGGATCTAACTAAGGCTGGCAAAAGTGATGATATGAATCATTCCATTCATTATGGATACGCCTATGAATGTATTAAAGAAGTAGTAGAAGGGGAAGCAAAGAATTTATTAGAAGCAGTTGCCGAAAAAATTGCTGATAAGCTCTTATCTACCTTTAGCTTATTACAAGCTTGTAAAATTAAGCTTATTAAACCAGATCCGCCGATTCCAGGTCATTATCAATCCGTGGCAGTAGAAATATATAGGGAGAAATCAAAATGA